In Zingiber officinale cultivar Zhangliang chromosome 8B, Zo_v1.1, whole genome shotgun sequence, a single genomic region encodes these proteins:
- the LOC122014875 gene encoding 60S ribosomal protein L38 has translation MPKQIHEIKDFLLTARRKDARSVKIKRSKDVVKFKVRCSKYLYTLCVFDSEKANKLKQSLPPGLNVQEV, from the exons CCAAAGCAAATTCATGAGATTAAGGATTTCCTTCTTACTGCCAGAAGGAAGGATGCAAGGTCAGTTAAGATAAAGAGGAGCAAGGACGTGGTCAAGTTCAAGGTCCGCTGCTCCAAGTATCTATACACACTTTGTGTGTTCGACTCTGAAAAGGCAAACAAGCTGAAACAATCTCTTCCCCCAG GTTTGAACGTCCAAGAAGTGTGA